The Nocardioides zeae genome includes the window CGGCCTGGCGTCCCGCGCACCTGCACCTCAAGGTGTCGGCGCCCGGCCACCGGCTCATCACGACGCAGCTCTACTTCGAGGGCGGGGAGCACGTCGCCAACGACATCGCCTCCGCCGTGAAGCCCGAGCTCGTGCTCGCGCCGACGCCGCGCGCCGACGGCCAGGGCGACGAGGTCACCTACGACTTCGTGCTCGACCCGGCCTGAGCCCGTGCTGTTCTGCGTCCGGATGGACGTCGACCTCCCCCGCGACCTCGACCCCGAGGTGCGCGCCGACACCCTCGCCCGGGAGAAGGCCTACAGCCAGGAGCTGCAGCGCTCCGGGAAGTGGCCCCACATCTGGCGGGTCGTGGGGGCCTACTCGAACATCTCGGTGTTCGACGTCGACTCCACCGAGGAGCTCCACGACCTCCTGTGGAACCTGCCCCTCTTCCCCTACATGACCATCGACGTCACGCCGCTCGCGCCGCACCCGTCGGCGATCTGAGGGGCGGCGGGGGGAGGCGCAGAAAGAAAACGCGGACCGGAAGGCCTGTTGGATCGATCCAGCAGGCGTCCTGGTCCGCGTTCTCTTTTTTCGTGCGGCTCTCCGTCAGTCGACGGCGACCGTGATCCCGCGGAGCACGAGCGTCACCGCCGCGTCCACGCGCTCGTGGAGGACGGTCTCGGGCTCGCGCACCCAGCGGAACACCGCGCCCTGTAGCACGTCGCTGAGGGCCCGGGCGACGTCGGCCACGTCCACGGTCGGATCGACCTGCCCCCGGTCCCGGGCGGCCTCCACGTAGGGCGTCACGTCCGCCAGCAGCTGCGACTCGTAGCGCGTCGGCCCCAGCGCGGCCGTCCACCCCAGCATCATCTGGCGGCTCAGCTCGGGCGTGGACTCGACGGCCTCGCTGATCGACCGGAAGTAGGCCCGGACCGCCACGACCAGGTCCGACGGCGCCGCCTCCCCCATCGCGTCCTCGATGGCGCGGTCGGCCATCTGCCGCACCCACAGCATCGGGATGTCGCCCTTGGTGGGGAAGTAGTTGAAGACGGTCCGCCGCGAGGCGCCGGCCTCGGCGGCGATGTCGGCCATCGTCGTCTCCTCGTAGCCACGGGAGACGAAGAGCGTGGACGCCGCCTCGAGCAGCGCCGCGCGGGTCCGCGCCGCCCGGTCGGGGCGCGGGGGCGACGGGGGCGACGACAGGGGCATCTCGATCCTTCCGGGGCCGGCTGTTGACAGGTTTTGCACCCAAGTGCACCATGTGACCGCGGCCACTTTGCACTCAAGTGCAATTCCATCACGAGGAGCACCATGTCCCACGCGACGACCACAGTAGAACCCCACGACCTCGACCCCTACGCGCCAGAGGCCCAGCTCGCTCCCGCGGCGTACTACGACCGGCTCCACGCCCAGGGGCCCGTGGTCCACGTGCCCGAGCGGGACCTGTGGCTGGTCGCGGGGCACGCCGAGGCGGTCCAGGTGCTGCGCAACCACACCCAGTTCGTCTCGGGCGACGGGGTCACCTTCGAGGTCCCGACCACGCGGACCGAGCGCTACCCGCTGATCGAGAACGACCCCCCGCTGCACGACCGCATCCGGCGCTCCGTGCAGCCCTCCTTCTCGAAGCGGGCGGTCGAGGCGCTCCGCCCCGGCATCGAGGACGTCGCGCGCGAGATCACGCAGGAGGTGGTCGACCGCGGGGAGTTCGACGCCATCCCCGTCATCGCCCGGGCGATGCCGGACCGGGCCATGACCCTGTTGACGGGGATCACCCCGCCGAGCGCCGCCGCGCTCGCGGACTGGAGCGACGCGACCAGCCGCGCCGAGGAGCCGGCCGGCACGCCGGAGCACGCCAGCCAGGTGATGGAGGCCGTCACCTGGCTGGTCTCGGAGGGACTGCCGGCCATGCCGGCGCACTGCCTGGGACGACTCATCGTCGACTCCGGCGGCAACGACGGCAGCCTCGAGGAAGGCACAGAGCGGGTGATGGTGCTGGCCTCGATGTGGCTCGCTGGTATCGACTCCACCGGCGGCCTGATCGGCAACGCCGTCAACGCGTTCATCGAGCAGCCCGAGCAGTGGGACCTGCTGCGCGAGCGCCCCGACCTCGTCCCCAACGCGGTCGAGGAGGTGCTGCGGCACGGTGCGCCGTTCCGGGCCTTCTTCCGTCGCACCCGCACGGCGGCCGAGGTCGCGGGCGTCCCGATCCCGGCGGGGGCCCGCGTCGCGGTCATGCTCGCGGCCGCCAACCGCGACCCGCGCCAGTTCCCCGACCCGCACCGGCTCGACCTCACCCGCGAGAACGCGAAGACGCACCTCGGGTTCGGCAACGCACTGCACGTGTGCCTCGGCTCCCCGGTGGCCCGCGTCGAGGTCGCCTCCCTGCTGAGCGAGCTCAGCAAGCGGGTGGTGCGCTTCGAGCGCGCCGGGGACCCGGTGCCCAGCGCCAGCCAGACCGTGCAGAAGCTCGACGCGCTGCCCGTGCGCGTCGTCACCGCCGAGGGGGCGGGTCGATGAGCTATGCCAAGGGACCCCACGACCTCGGCCGCGGCGCGTTCGCGTGGCTCGTGCCGTCCGGCCACTGGGGGCAGAGCAACTCCGGCCTGGTGCGCGGCGAGGGCGAGTCGCTCCTGGTCGACACCCTCTACGACCTGGCCCACACCCGCGAGATGCTCGACGGCTACGCGCCGCTCACGGTGGAGCACCCGATCCGGACCGTGGTGAACACCCACTCCGACGGCGACCACTGGTTCGGCAACCAGCTGGTGGGGGGCGACGGCGTGGAGATCATCGCCTCGGCGGCAGCCGCCGCGACGATGACGCAGCACGCCGTCGACGAGATGGTCGGGCTGCACGAGCGGGACGGCCACATCGGGGAGTTCATCCGACCCATCTCGGTCGGCTTCGACATGCACGGCATCGTCGCGACGCCGCCCACGCGCACCTTCAGCGGCCGCCTCGTCCTCGACGTCGGCGGCCGGGAGGTCCACCTCATCGAGGTGGGACCCGCCCACACGGCGGGCGACGTGCTGGTGCACGTGCCGGAGGCCGGCGTCGTCTACACCGGGGACATCGTCTTCAACGGCGGCGCACCCCTGGTGTGGACCGGACCGATCTCGCGGTGCATCGCCGCTCTCGACCAGGTGCTCGCCCTCGAGCCCGACGTCGTGGTGCCCGGTCACGGGCCGCTGACCGACGACACGGCCGTACGGCGCGTGCGGGCCTACCTCGAGCACGTCGCCGTCGAGGCGACCGCCCACTTCCGCGCCGGCCTCTCCGTGGAGGAAGCCGTGTCGGCGATCGACCTGACACCGTTCGCGGACATGACGGAGCAGGAGCGCATCGCGGCCAACGTGCTCAACGTCTACGAGGAGCTCGACCCGACGCGACCCCGCTCCGACCGGCTCGAGCAGTTCAGTCGCATCGCCGCCTACGACGCGGGGGTGCGGCGATGAGGATCGCGCGTGTCGAGGTCGACGGAGCGACCCGCATCGGCGTCGTGGACGGGGACCGGGTGCAACCGCTCGCCCCCGGGGTCGACCACCTCGCCCTGCTCGCAGCTTCGCCCGCGGAGCGCGCCGAGACGGTGGCGCGGGCCGCGACGGGGCGAGCCCCTGCCCCTGTCCGACGTGCGGCTCCGCGCGTCGATCGAGCCCACCAGCCTCCGCGACTTCCTGACGTTCGAGGAGCACCTCGAGGGCAGCCTGCAGATCCTCGGCGCGACCGAGCCGCATCCCGTCTGGTACGAGATGCCGGTCTTCACCTTCTACAACCGCAACGCCGTCGCAGGACCCGGCGACGCGATCGCGGTTCCTCCCGGCTGTGAGCTGCTGGACTTCGAGCTCGAGCTGGCGGTCGTGATCGGCAAGCCCGGCAAGGACCTGACCCCGGAGCAGGCGGGCGACCACATCGCCGGCTACACCCTGTTCAACGACTGGTCGGCCCGCGACCTGATGCAACCCGTCATCCCGTTCGGCATGGGTCCCATGAAGGGGAAGGACTTCGCGAACTCATTCGGGCCCTGGGTCGTCACCGCGGACGAGCTCGCGCCGTACCGGCGGGAGGACCGGCTCGCGCTCGAGCTGCACGTCGAGCTCAACGGGGTGCCGCTCCCGGCCGGGGGCGAC containing:
- the catC gene encoding muconolactone Delta-isomerase, whose amino-acid sequence is MLFCVRMDVDLPRDLDPEVRADTLAREKAYSQELQRSGKWPHIWRVVGAYSNISVFDVDSTEELHDLLWNLPLFPYMTIDVTPLAPHPSAI
- a CDS encoding TetR/AcrR family transcriptional regulator → MPLSSPPSPPRPDRAARTRAALLEAASTLFVSRGYEETTMADIAAEAGASRRTVFNYFPTKGDIPMLWVRQMADRAIEDAMGEAAPSDLVVAVRAYFRSISEAVESTPELSRQMMLGWTAALGPTRYESQLLADVTPYVEAARDRGQVDPTVDVADVARALSDVLQGAVFRWVREPETVLHERVDAAVTLVLRGITVAVD
- a CDS encoding cytochrome P450; the protein is MSHATTTVEPHDLDPYAPEAQLAPAAYYDRLHAQGPVVHVPERDLWLVAGHAEAVQVLRNHTQFVSGDGVTFEVPTTRTERYPLIENDPPLHDRIRRSVQPSFSKRAVEALRPGIEDVAREITQEVVDRGEFDAIPVIARAMPDRAMTLLTGITPPSAAALADWSDATSRAEEPAGTPEHASQVMEAVTWLVSEGLPAMPAHCLGRLIVDSGGNDGSLEEGTERVMVLASMWLAGIDSTGGLIGNAVNAFIEQPEQWDLLRERPDLVPNAVEEVLRHGAPFRAFFRRTRTAAEVAGVPIPAGARVAVMLAAANRDPRQFPDPHRLDLTRENAKTHLGFGNALHVCLGSPVARVEVASLLSELSKRVVRFERAGDPVPSASQTVQKLDALPVRVVTAEGAGR
- a CDS encoding MBL fold metallo-hydrolase, with the translated sequence MSYAKGPHDLGRGAFAWLVPSGHWGQSNSGLVRGEGESLLVDTLYDLAHTREMLDGYAPLTVEHPIRTVVNTHSDGDHWFGNQLVGGDGVEIIASAAAAATMTQHAVDEMVGLHERDGHIGEFIRPISVGFDMHGIVATPPTRTFSGRLVLDVGGREVHLIEVGPAHTAGDVLVHVPEAGVVYTGDIVFNGGAPLVWTGPISRCIAALDQVLALEPDVVVPGHGPLTDDTAVRRVRAYLEHVAVEATAHFRAGLSVEEAVSAIDLTPFADMTEQERIAANVLNVYEELDPTRPRSDRLEQFSRIAAYDAGVRR
- a CDS encoding fumarylacetoacetate hydrolase family protein, producing MRLRASIEPTSLRDFLTFEEHLEGSLQILGATEPHPVWYEMPVFTFYNRNAVAGPGDAIAVPPGCELLDFELELAVVIGKPGKDLTPEQAGDHIAGYTLFNDWSARDLMQPVIPFGMGPMKGKDFANSFGPWVVTADELAPYRREDRLALELHVELNGVPLPAGGDSSVNMAWSFEEMIAFASRGTELRTGDVLASGTCGGGCLLEYWARLGTDVVPPLAPGDEVTLVAEGIGALSNTIVAGADPVPLGRARPARERRQRDWSGVVGRG